Proteins encoded together in one Peribacillus asahii window:
- the glyS gene encoding glycine--tRNA ligase subunit beta, producing the protein MSKRNLLLEIGLEELPARFVTSSMNQLADKVQKWFTEKAIEFGDVQAFSTPRRLSLLVTDVAEAQKDIEEEVKGPAKKIAMDAEGNWSKAAIGFTKGQGLTTDDIYFKEIKGVEYVHLNKFIKGQPTKELLVELQNLITSMTFGKNMRWANQELRFVRPIKWLIALFGQEIVPFTIADVDTNRTTKGHRFLGETITIEDPAEYEARLTEQFVIANPDTRRNMILAQIKELEAKNNWVIPVDAELLEEVNNLVEYPTVLFGRFEEEFLELPSDVLITSMKEHQRYFPVKDQAGNLLSFFVTVRNGDDRHLETVSKGNEKVLRARLSDAAFFYKEDQKKDIADALKKLETIVYHEEIGTLAEKTERVTAITGALVDALEVSVDKELALRAARIAKFDLVSHMVYEFPELQGYMGERYALLKGEAKEVAAAIHEHYMPKSADDSVPPSTIGAILSVAEKMDTIASFFAIGIIPTGSQDPYALRRQAGGIVQILAEKNWNISLEAIVALALHEVEAKNIVKRELADVQEDMLTFFKARIKHMLQEQHIRYDLIDAVLLGEIGYISSLVERAGVLEAKKNEAGFKEELEALSRVMNIAGKCEHQVSVDAAKFENTQETALYENYQRVSVAYQQADNETERYELLASLQTDIEQYFEHTMVMADDASIRNNRLSLMKEISDLVATYAAMNKIIVS; encoded by the coding sequence ATGAGCAAGCGTAATTTATTGTTGGAAATTGGTTTAGAAGAATTACCAGCACGTTTTGTGACATCATCAATGAACCAATTAGCAGATAAGGTTCAAAAATGGTTCACAGAAAAAGCAATCGAATTCGGTGATGTTCAAGCTTTTTCAACACCTAGACGTTTATCGCTTCTTGTTACGGATGTGGCAGAAGCACAAAAGGATATTGAAGAAGAAGTAAAAGGACCAGCTAAAAAAATTGCCATGGATGCGGAAGGCAATTGGTCAAAAGCAGCAATTGGTTTTACAAAAGGTCAAGGACTGACAACAGACGACATTTATTTCAAAGAAATTAAAGGCGTTGAATATGTTCATTTAAATAAATTTATTAAAGGACAACCGACGAAAGAGTTACTAGTGGAGCTGCAGAATCTTATTACAAGCATGACATTTGGTAAAAATATGCGCTGGGCAAACCAAGAGCTTCGTTTTGTCCGTCCAATTAAATGGTTAATTGCATTATTTGGTCAGGAAATTGTACCTTTTACCATTGCCGATGTAGATACAAACCGTACAACAAAAGGCCATCGCTTCTTAGGGGAAACAATCACAATTGAAGATCCTGCTGAATATGAAGCACGTTTAACTGAGCAATTTGTTATTGCGAACCCGGATACACGTCGCAATATGATTTTGGCACAAATTAAAGAGCTAGAAGCCAAAAATAATTGGGTAATTCCAGTTGATGCAGAATTGCTTGAGGAAGTCAATAACTTAGTTGAATATCCAACGGTTTTATTTGGTCGTTTTGAAGAAGAATTTTTGGAGCTGCCAAGTGACGTATTAATCACATCTATGAAAGAACATCAACGTTATTTCCCTGTAAAAGATCAAGCTGGCAACTTGCTTTCTTTCTTTGTTACTGTTCGAAATGGGGATGATCGTCATTTAGAAACGGTATCGAAAGGAAATGAGAAAGTATTGCGTGCACGTCTTTCCGATGCTGCGTTCTTCTACAAAGAAGATCAGAAGAAAGATATTGCAGATGCTTTAAAAAAGCTTGAAACAATTGTTTATCATGAAGAAATTGGTACGCTGGCTGAGAAAACAGAGCGTGTTACAGCTATTACAGGAGCGTTAGTCGATGCACTTGAAGTATCTGTCGATAAAGAGTTGGCCCTTCGAGCAGCACGCATCGCTAAATTTGACTTAGTCAGTCATATGGTGTATGAGTTCCCGGAATTACAAGGTTACATGGGAGAAAGGTATGCCCTTTTAAAAGGAGAAGCGAAGGAAGTGGCGGCGGCAATTCATGAACATTATATGCCAAAGTCTGCTGACGATAGCGTACCGCCTTCAACGATTGGCGCCATTTTAAGTGTTGCTGAAAAAATGGATACTATCGCATCATTTTTTGCAATTGGGATTATTCCTACCGGCTCTCAAGATCCGTATGCATTAAGAAGACAAGCGGGCGGAATTGTCCAAATTTTAGCGGAGAAGAATTGGAATATTTCTTTAGAAGCAATCGTCGCTTTAGCATTGCACGAAGTAGAAGCGAAAAATATTGTGAAACGTGAGCTTGCCGATGTGCAGGAAGATATGCTTACTTTCTTTAAAGCCCGAATTAAGCATATGCTACAGGAACAGCATATTCGCTATGATTTAATTGATGCGGTTTTATTAGGTGAAATTGGCTATATCTCATCTCTTGTAGAGCGTGCTGGCGTGTTGGAAGCGAAGAAGAACGAAGCAGGCTTTAAAGAAGAGCTAGAAGCACTAAGCCGTGTTATGAATATTGCTGGTAAATGTGAACATCAAGTATCTGTGGATGCTGCTAAATTTGAAAATACTCAGGAAACAGCACTTTATGAGAACTATCAACGTGTGTCTGTTGCTTATCAACAAGCAGATAATGAAACAGAGCGTTATGAATTATTAGCCTCTCTTCAAACAGATATTGAACAGTATTTCGAGCATACAATGGTTATGGCAGACGATGCATCTATCCGTAATAACCGTTTATCACTCATGAAAGAGATTAGTGATTTAGTGGCTACTTATGCAGCGATGAATAAAATTATTGTATCGTAA
- the glyQ gene encoding glycine--tRNA ligase subunit alpha: MNIQDMILTLQKHWSEQGCILMNAYDVEKGAGTMSPYTFLRAIGPEPWNVAYVEPSRRPADGRYGENPNRLYQHHQFQVIMKPSPDNIQELYLDSLKALGIDPLEHDIRFVEDNWENPSLGCAGLGWEVWLDGMEITQFTYFQQVGGLECKPVSVEITYGIERLASYIQQKENVFELEWTDGFTVRDIFGQPEYEHSKYTFETSNLDMLFQLFTMYEAEAQRQMEEGLVHPAYDYVLKCSHTFNLLDAKGAISVTERTGYIARCRNLARKVAKTFYEEREKLGFPILKVKGENANEQA, encoded by the coding sequence ATGAATATTCAAGATATGATTTTAACGTTACAGAAACATTGGTCTGAACAAGGCTGTATTTTAATGAATGCTTATGATGTGGAGAAAGGTGCGGGCACAATGAGCCCTTATACATTTTTACGAGCGATTGGACCAGAGCCGTGGAATGTAGCATATGTGGAGCCATCACGTCGCCCTGCGGATGGACGCTATGGTGAAAACCCAAACCGTCTGTATCAGCATCATCAATTCCAAGTGATTATGAAGCCATCGCCAGACAATATTCAAGAGTTATATTTAGATTCTTTAAAAGCTCTTGGAATTGACCCGCTTGAGCATGATATTCGTTTCGTTGAAGATAACTGGGAAAACCCTTCATTAGGTTGTGCAGGCCTTGGTTGGGAAGTATGGTTAGATGGAATGGAAATTACACAATTTACGTATTTCCAACAAGTTGGTGGACTTGAATGTAAGCCTGTTTCGGTTGAAATTACATATGGAATTGAGCGTCTGGCTTCTTACATTCAACAGAAAGAAAATGTATTCGAGTTAGAGTGGACAGATGGTTTTACTGTACGCGATATTTTTGGTCAGCCTGAATATGAGCATTCTAAATATACGTTTGAAACGTCGAATCTAGATATGTTATTCCAACTATTTACGATGTATGAAGCAGAAGCACAGCGTCAAATGGAAGAAGGACTTGTTCACCCAGCTTATGATTATGTGTTGAAATGTTCTCATACATTTAATTTGTTAGACGCAAAAGGAGCCATTTCGGTTACAGAAAGAACGGGATATATCGCTCGCTGCCGAAATTTAGCGCGTAAGGTTGCCAAAACCTTCTACGAAGAGCGGGAAAAATTAGGCTTCCCGATTTTAAAAGTGAAAGGGGAGAATGCAAATGAGCAAGCGTAA
- the recO gene encoding DNA repair protein RecO, giving the protein MFQKCEGIVIRRSDYGENNKVITIYTREFGKIGVMARGASKPNSRLASVTQLFCYGYFLVTPSTGLGSLQQGEMVDSMRFIREDLFATAYASYIIELLDRSVDDKKANPYLFELLYQTLHYINEEYDPEVLKFIFEMKMLPVNGIHPVLNQCTVCGETEGVFAFSLREAGFICHRCFDKDSYHLKLSPAAVKLLRLFYYFDLSRLGNISIKPETKKELQTIIDAYYEEYSGLHLKSKRFLKQLDSMKDLL; this is encoded by the coding sequence ATGTTTCAAAAATGTGAAGGCATAGTCATTAGGCGATCCGATTATGGAGAGAACAATAAAGTCATCACGATTTATACACGTGAATTTGGAAAAATAGGTGTTATGGCAAGAGGAGCAAGCAAGCCTAATAGCAGGCTTGCTTCTGTTACGCAATTATTTTGTTATGGTTATTTTCTTGTAACGCCTTCAACAGGTCTTGGGAGTCTACAGCAAGGTGAAATGGTAGATTCTATGCGTTTTATACGCGAGGACTTATTTGCGACAGCTTATGCCTCTTATATTATTGAATTATTGGATCGAAGCGTCGATGATAAAAAGGCGAATCCATACTTATTTGAGCTTTTATATCAAACGTTACATTACATAAATGAAGAATATGACCCAGAGGTGTTAAAGTTTATTTTTGAAATGAAAATGCTTCCGGTTAATGGGATTCATCCTGTATTAAATCAATGTACAGTCTGCGGAGAAACAGAAGGTGTGTTTGCTTTTTCACTTCGGGAGGCAGGGTTTATTTGTCATCGCTGTTTTGATAAAGATTCCTATCATTTAAAACTATCGCCGGCTGCGGTTAAGTTGTTGCGTCTGTTTTATTATTTTGATTTATCACGCCTTGGCAATATTTCCATAAAGCCGGAAACGAAGAAAGAGCTGCAAACGATTATTGATGCCTATTATGAAGAATATTCCGGACTTCACTTGAAATCAAAAAGATTTTTAAAGCAGTTGGATTCGATGAAAGATTTGCTTTAA
- a CDS encoding YqzL family protein, giving the protein MLDFTWKVFSETGNVDTYLLFKEIEVEKQERAEQSTEELANIDFPVS; this is encoded by the coding sequence ATGTTGGATTTTACCTGGAAAGTATTTAGTGAAACAGGTAATGTGGACACTTATCTTCTTTTTAAAGAGATAGAAGTCGAAAAACAGGAAAGAGCCGAGCAGTCAACTGAGGAGCTAGCAAATATTGATTTTCCTGTTTCCTAA
- the era gene encoding GTPase Era — translation MNKLFDDRQVQGHKSGFISIIGRPNVGKSTFLNRVIGQKIAIMSDKPQTTRNKVQGVLTLNDSQMIFIDTPGIHKPKHKLGDFMMKVATNTLKEVDLILFMINATEGYGRGDEFIIEKLKNVNTPVFLVVNKIDAVHPDELLPLIERYQRLYPFTSVVPISALEGNNVETLLAQIKDHLPEGPQFYPADQVTDHPERFIISELIREKVLHLTREEIPHSVAVVIDSIKKMDNSETINVMATIVVERDSQKGIVIGKQGKMLKEVGSRARIDIENLLGSKVFLELWVKVQKDWRNKAGQLRDYGFNEDEY, via the coding sequence ATGAATAAATTATTTGATGATAGACAAGTGCAAGGTCATAAATCGGGATTTATCTCGATTATTGGTCGACCGAATGTAGGGAAGAGTACGTTTTTGAATCGTGTTATTGGGCAAAAAATTGCCATTATGAGTGATAAGCCCCAAACAACGAGAAACAAAGTACAAGGTGTATTAACATTGAATGATTCCCAAATGATTTTTATAGATACGCCAGGTATTCATAAGCCGAAGCATAAGCTTGGCGATTTTATGATGAAAGTTGCGACTAATACACTGAAGGAAGTAGATTTGATCTTATTTATGATTAATGCGACAGAAGGATATGGTCGCGGTGATGAGTTCATTATTGAAAAATTAAAAAATGTAAACACACCTGTTTTTTTAGTTGTAAATAAAATTGATGCGGTTCATCCTGATGAACTGCTGCCACTTATTGAGCGCTATCAGCGTTTATATCCTTTTACATCTGTTGTACCAATTTCAGCTCTAGAAGGAAATAATGTGGAGACGTTGCTCGCGCAAATTAAAGATCATCTACCAGAAGGACCGCAGTTTTATCCAGCAGATCAAGTGACTGATCATCCGGAGCGGTTTATTATTTCCGAGTTAATTCGTGAAAAAGTGCTTCACTTAACACGTGAGGAGATCCCTCATTCTGTTGCTGTTGTAATCGATTCGATTAAAAAAATGGACAATAGTGAAACGATTAATGTCATGGCAACCATTGTAGTCGAACGAGACTCACAAAAAGGAATTGTCATTGGCAAACAAGGAAAGATGTTGAAGGAAGTAGGGAGTCGTGCTCGAATTGACATTGAAAATTTATTAGGCTCAAAAGTGTTTTTAGAGCTATGGGTCAAAGTGCAAAAAGATTGGCGCAATAAAGCAGGCCAGCTTCGTGATTATGGATTTAACGAGGACGAGTATTAA
- a CDS encoding cytidine deaminase produces the protein MNQQQLIEEAKLAREKAYVPYSKFKVGAAVLTKDGKVYHGCNIENAAYSMCNCGERTALFSAYGHGDREFQMLAVVADTDGPVSPCGACRQVIAELCDKDMKVLLTNLKGDVKEITVEALLPGAFSAEDLHE, from the coding sequence ATGAATCAGCAGCAATTAATAGAAGAAGCAAAATTAGCAAGAGAGAAGGCCTATGTGCCATACTCCAAATTCAAGGTAGGTGCGGCTGTTTTAACGAAAGATGGAAAAGTTTATCATGGGTGTAATATTGAAAATGCAGCTTATAGCATGTGCAATTGTGGGGAAAGAACGGCTTTATTTAGTGCGTATGGTCATGGAGACCGCGAGTTTCAAATGCTTGCGGTTGTAGCGGATACGGATGGTCCTGTGTCTCCTTGTGGAGCATGCAGACAAGTTATTGCAGAACTTTGTGATAAAGATATGAAAGTGCTATTAACGAATTTAAAAGGCGATGTGAAGGAAATAACGGTTGAAGCCTTACTTCCAGGCGCTTTTTCAGCGGAGGATTTACATGAATAA
- a CDS encoding diacylglycerol kinase family protein, which translates to MSTGYREKGKYPFVKSFYFALRGIWEGVKAERNVRIHSMMTVVVILLGAYVSLNWIEWLFVLIAVTGMIALELVNSALERVVDLVTEEYHPLARQAKDMAAGAVLLYAVFSVIVGIVIFLPKLIST; encoded by the coding sequence ATGAGTACGGGCTATCGAGAGAAGGGTAAATATCCTTTCGTCAAGAGTTTTTATTTTGCTCTAAGAGGGATTTGGGAAGGTGTTAAAGCAGAGCGAAACGTTCGAATTCATAGTATGATGACAGTGGTGGTCATTTTATTAGGAGCGTATGTTTCACTTAATTGGATAGAATGGCTCTTTGTTCTGATTGCCGTTACGGGGATGATTGCGCTTGAACTAGTCAATTCGGCGCTTGAACGAGTAGTCGATTTAGTGACAGAAGAGTATCATCCGCTAGCACGTCAAGCAAAGGATATGGCAGCAGGGGCTGTCTTATTATATGCTGTATTCTCTGTGATTGTTGGAATTGTCATCTTTTTGCCGAAGCTGATCAGTACGTAA
- the ybeY gene encoding rRNA maturation RNase YbeY translates to MRLELDFIDETNEISEEVQKLVESVLQFAAEREDIEEGTELSVTFVNNARIQEINKEYRNKDAATDVISFALEEMGEEEIEIIGADMPRVLGDIIISIERTKEQAEEYGHSFDRELGFLALHGFLHLLGYDHMTESDERVMFTKQKDILDEYGLSREG, encoded by the coding sequence ATGAGATTAGAGCTTGATTTTATCGATGAAACAAATGAAATTTCCGAAGAAGTGCAGAAGCTGGTAGAAAGTGTTTTGCAGTTTGCCGCTGAAAGGGAAGATATTGAGGAAGGGACAGAGCTTTCCGTTACGTTTGTCAATAATGCTAGAATCCAGGAGATTAATAAAGAGTACCGTAATAAAGATGCAGCAACGGATGTCATTTCTTTTGCACTTGAAGAAATGGGAGAAGAAGAGATTGAAATTATTGGTGCGGATATGCCTAGGGTTCTTGGAGATATTATTATCTCTATTGAGCGTACGAAAGAGCAGGCGGAGGAGTACGGGCATTCCTTTGATCGCGAACTAGGCTTTTTGGCTTTGCATGGCTTTTTGCATTTGCTTGGCTATGATCATATGACCGAAAGTGATGAGCGGGTCATGTTTACAAAACAAAAGGATATCCTAGATGAGTACGGGCTATCGAGAGAAGGGTAA
- a CDS encoding HD family phosphohydrolase codes for MSQIQKFFAKLKELMVHRLFQVLLFIVVGTFAYALMYSNVKPEKIHIELFKPAEQTIRATKTVEDTYKTEQEKEEVLKQVADVYTLKKEYAKNKVDLIASIFDSAIEVHEETSEEALKEDEKAIAKTDAQKVSILKEKLTDEVNKDIEESVFLALVQADEDELNITKDLTITAVNNVMSSRIAAGDVENAKKRAEEELRYTSISNDMKKAAISLARSAIIQNVFFDNEKTEEQRTKAVENVEPVRILQGQVIVKEEQLVDREIYRQLELAGFLNTEKTIYPYLGLLLFIVLTLIAFYYFFYSSASKKEQQHNQLLIFSLVFVIALSMMKIFSILADFQHADLVYFFPGAMAAMISKMLLNDRLSVAMTLLLSSYGTIIFNGETPSNLDYSMGLYIMFSGFAAIIILSRDNFKTKVLSAGSLLSLVNVAFLFSLLFIMDGHYLKMEYVYYSIAAIVSGLSSAVLTMGLLPFFEAGFGVLSTIKLLELSNPNHPLLRKILTESPGTYHHSVMVANLAESACEAIGANGLLARVGCYYHDIGKTKRPQFFIENQITGSNPHDQLPPRTSRDIIIAHASDGGELLRKHKFPKEIIDIAEQHHGTTLLKFFYYKALKQDETVQESEYRYPGPKAQTKEVAVIGIADSVEAAVRSMQQPTPEKIEELVIQIINDRIQDHQFDECDITMKELSIVKSSLCESLNGIFHSRIEYPEFNKLEQKVEA; via the coding sequence TTGAGTCAGATTCAGAAGTTTTTTGCAAAATTAAAAGAGCTAATGGTCCATCGGCTGTTTCAAGTGTTATTATTTATTGTGGTTGGTACGTTTGCTTATGCCTTGATGTATTCTAATGTGAAACCTGAGAAGATTCATATCGAGCTTTTTAAACCAGCTGAACAAACAATTCGTGCGACTAAAACGGTTGAAGATACATATAAAACAGAACAAGAAAAAGAAGAAGTTTTAAAGCAAGTGGCTGATGTATATACGCTTAAAAAAGAGTATGCCAAGAATAAGGTTGACTTAATTGCTTCGATTTTTGACTCGGCGATTGAAGTGCATGAGGAAACGAGCGAAGAGGCATTAAAGGAAGACGAGAAAGCTATTGCTAAGACAGATGCACAGAAGGTTTCCATTTTAAAAGAAAAGCTGACAGATGAAGTGAATAAAGACATTGAAGAATCTGTTTTTTTAGCATTAGTTCAAGCAGATGAGGACGAATTAAACATTACAAAAGATTTAACGATTACAGCTGTTAATAATGTGATGAGTTCAAGAATTGCAGCGGGTGATGTGGAGAATGCAAAAAAACGAGCTGAAGAGGAATTGCGTTATACAAGTATTAGCAATGATATGAAGAAAGCTGCTATTTCGTTAGCTCGTTCGGCTATTATTCAAAATGTATTTTTTGATAACGAAAAAACGGAAGAACAGCGAACAAAAGCGGTTGAAAATGTGGAGCCGGTGCGTATTCTTCAAGGGCAAGTTATTGTAAAGGAAGAACAGCTTGTTGATCGCGAAATTTATCGTCAACTTGAATTAGCTGGGTTTTTAAATACGGAAAAAACAATATATCCATATCTGGGCTTATTATTATTTATTGTGCTAACTTTGATAGCCTTTTATTATTTCTTTTATTCTTCCGCTTCAAAGAAGGAACAGCAGCATAATCAGCTGTTAATTTTTAGTCTTGTCTTTGTCATCGCTTTATCGATGATGAAAATCTTTAGTATACTTGCTGATTTTCAACATGCCGATTTAGTGTACTTCTTTCCAGGAGCAATGGCAGCGATGATTAGTAAAATGCTCTTGAATGATCGTTTGTCTGTAGCAATGACGCTTTTACTAAGTTCATATGGAACGATTATTTTTAATGGAGAAACTCCGAGTAATTTAGATTATTCAATGGGATTATACATTATGTTTAGCGGTTTCGCCGCGATTATTATTTTATCTCGTGATAATTTTAAAACAAAGGTGTTATCAGCAGGTAGTCTATTGTCGTTAGTGAATGTAGCGTTTTTATTCTCATTGTTATTTATTATGGATGGGCATTATTTAAAAATGGAGTATGTATATTATAGTATTGCAGCCATTGTATCCGGCCTTAGTTCAGCTGTTTTAACGATGGGGCTGTTACCATTTTTTGAGGCCGGCTTCGGTGTATTATCGACAATTAAGTTACTAGAGCTGTCTAATCCCAATCATCCATTGCTTCGAAAGATTTTAACGGAATCACCGGGAACCTACCATCATAGCGTTATGGTAGCTAATTTGGCGGAGTCTGCTTGTGAAGCAATTGGGGCGAATGGTTTACTTGCCCGGGTAGGTTGTTACTATCACGATATTGGTAAAACAAAACGACCTCAGTTCTTTATTGAAAATCAAATCACGGGAAGCAATCCACATGATCAGTTGCCGCCGAGAACAAGCAGGGATATTATTATTGCGCATGCAAGTGATGGCGGTGAGTTGTTGCGAAAGCATAAGTTTCCTAAGGAAATTATCGATATTGCCGAACAGCATCATGGCACAACTTTATTAAAGTTCTTTTATTATAAAGCGTTAAAACAAGATGAGACCGTACAGGAATCAGAGTATCGTTATCCCGGCCCGAAAGCGCAAACGAAGGAAGTCGCCGTGATTGGCATTGCCGACAGTGTGGAGGCTGCTGTAAGGTCGATGCAACAGCCGACTCCAGAAAAGATTGAAGAGCTCGTGATTCAAATTATTAATGACCGTATTCAAGATCACCAATTTGATGAATGTGATATTACGATGAAGGAGTTAAGTATTGTGAAATCTTCACTCTGTGAATCGTTAAATGGGATTTTTCATTCGCGCATTGAGTATCCTGAGTTTAATAAATTAGAACAGAAGGTGGAAGCATGA
- a CDS encoding PhoH family protein, whose translation MSEDVKVLNLELESTNEAYALLGNADSNVKVLEEELHVSVITRGEAICVAGSLEEAEMAQDILKALLSVVRKGINISSRDVVYAIELAKKGTLEYFRDLYEEEIAKTARGKSIRVKTIGQRHYIQAIKRQDLVFGIGPAGTGKTYLAVVMAINALKDGRVKRIILTRPAVEAGESLGFLPGDLKEKVDPYLRPLYDALHDLLGVEQTQRMIERGTIEIAPLAYMRGRTLDDAFVILDEAQNTTEAQMKMFLTRLGFGSKMIITGDRSQIDLPKGIKSGLIRVEEILKNVKGLTFIYLEQSDVVRHPLVARIITAYEQANE comes from the coding sequence ATGTCAGAAGATGTAAAAGTATTAAACTTAGAACTTGAATCAACGAATGAAGCTTATGCTCTATTAGGGAATGCTGATTCGAATGTAAAAGTACTCGAAGAAGAGTTGCACGTTTCTGTTATCACACGTGGTGAAGCAATTTGTGTGGCAGGGAGCCTTGAAGAAGCTGAAATGGCTCAGGATATTTTAAAGGCGCTGTTATCTGTTGTACGTAAAGGAATCAACATTAGCTCTCGTGATGTTGTATATGCGATTGAACTGGCTAAAAAAGGAACATTAGAGTATTTTCGTGATTTATATGAAGAAGAAATAGCGAAGACAGCAAGAGGAAAATCAATCCGTGTTAAAACCATTGGTCAAAGACATTATATCCAGGCGATTAAAAGACAAGATTTAGTGTTTGGCATCGGTCCTGCGGGAACGGGAAAAACGTATCTTGCTGTTGTGATGGCTATCAATGCATTAAAAGATGGACGAGTTAAGCGAATTATTTTAACAAGGCCAGCTGTTGAAGCGGGGGAAAGCTTAGGCTTCTTACCAGGCGATTTAAAGGAGAAAGTGGATCCGTATTTACGTCCATTATATGATGCTCTGCACGACTTATTAGGAGTGGAGCAAACGCAAAGAATGATTGAACGAGGTACAATTGAAATTGCGCCGCTTGCCTATATGCGTGGACGTACATTAGATGATGCATTTGTCATCTTGGACGAAGCGCAAAATACAACAGAAGCGCAAATGAAAATGTTTTTAACTCGTCTTGGCTTTGGTTCTAAAATGATTATTACAGGTGATCGAAGTCAAATTGATTTACCAAAAGGTATAAAATCCGGTTTGATTCGGGTAGAAGAGATTTTAAAAAATGTTAAAGGTTTAACTTTTATATATTTAGAGCAAAGTGATGTAGTGAGGCACCCGCTTGTTGCACGAATTATTACCGCATACGAGCAGGCGAATGAATAG
- the yqfD gene encoding sporulation protein YqfD, with the protein MKNQWTNYYTGYVKVKAFGRGTERLINSLTRRGLHVWDVKRIGTEALVFYMEISDIPKLRQIVRKSDCKVTFLHGKGVPFLWKRVLKNSGFLVGLFAFLFSIFILSNMVWGIEVHNAKPETEHAIRKELERMGVKVGKLQFYLDDVDTIQRKLSDEIEELTWVGVELKGTTFHFQVVEKQQPKKVEATSPQHLVSKKKAIITEMFVEKGKSIVKVNDYVGKGQLLVSGIIGTEEKPEIVPAKGVIKGQTWYKAKVEVPLETKFSVYNGDEKTKHYLKFWNVSIPIWGFVKPDYSDYEEEVTIRPLYFLQWKLPVSYKEKTWRSKEEIKRVYTKKEAVAEGKKMARSNLEKRVEEDAEIIGEKILHQSIENGKVKLSIHYQVIEDIATGQSIIQGD; encoded by the coding sequence ATGAAAAACCAATGGACAAACTATTATACAGGCTATGTAAAAGTAAAAGCATTCGGGAGAGGGACAGAACGTTTGATTAATAGCTTAACAAGAAGAGGGCTTCATGTGTGGGATGTCAAGCGCATAGGCACTGAGGCCCTTGTTTTTTATATGGAGATAAGCGATATTCCAAAGCTACGTCAAATCGTTCGCAAAAGTGATTGCAAGGTTACCTTTTTACATGGAAAGGGCGTTCCGTTCTTATGGAAGCGAGTTTTAAAGAATAGCGGTTTTTTAGTAGGCTTATTTGCTTTTTTGTTTTCTATTTTTATTCTCTCTAATATGGTCTGGGGGATTGAAGTCCACAATGCTAAGCCTGAAACGGAGCATGCGATTCGTAAAGAGTTAGAGAGAATGGGCGTGAAAGTAGGAAAGCTGCAGTTCTACCTTGATGATGTGGATACGATTCAGCGTAAACTATCAGATGAAATCGAGGAGTTAACATGGGTGGGTGTGGAATTAAAAGGGACGACCTTTCATTTTCAAGTCGTTGAGAAACAACAACCGAAAAAGGTGGAAGCGACATCGCCACAGCATCTTGTTTCCAAGAAAAAGGCAATCATTACGGAGATGTTTGTTGAAAAAGGAAAATCGATTGTTAAAGTGAATGATTATGTCGGAAAGGGACAACTGCTTGTTTCAGGTATTATCGGTACAGAAGAGAAACCAGAAATTGTGCCAGCAAAAGGCGTTATTAAAGGACAAACATGGTATAAAGCGAAGGTGGAAGTGCCGCTTGAAACGAAATTCTCAGTCTATAATGGTGATGAAAAAACAAAACATTATTTAAAATTTTGGAATGTATCTATCCCGATTTGGGGATTTGTAAAACCAGACTATTCAGATTATGAAGAGGAAGTAACAATCCGGCCGCTGTACTTTTTACAGTGGAAATTACCGGTGAGTTATAAAGAGAAGACATGGAGAAGTAAAGAGGAAATAAAGCGAGTCTATACCAAGAAGGAAGCTGTTGCAGAAGGCAAGAAAATGGCAAGGAGTAATCTTGAAAAACGAGTAGAAGAGGATGCGGAAATCATTGGCGAAAAAATTTTGCATCAATCGATAGAGAATGGTAAAGTTAAATTATCGATACATTACCAAGTTATAGAAGATATAGCGACAGGACAATCAATCATTCAAGGAGACTAA